A stretch of the Hydra vulgaris chromosome 09, alternate assembly HydraT2T_AEP genome encodes the following:
- the LOC100192232 gene encoding uncharacterized protein LOC100192232, giving the protein MSKINKLTMYVFYAFLVLNIYVVLSVNSLPLRDDEDTDEIDGDISELENEYQTNQVYDYNKFKNQADLKVKSRNHYAPFIFPGPKVGRDVNFHSVLSPSDESRKSFNTYYENGYQHDKPAFLFKGYKPGDQTQKNL; this is encoded by the coding sequence atgtcaaaaataaataaactaacaaTGTACGTGTTCTATGCATTTCTGGTTTTAAATATCTACGTGGTTTTGTCTGTCAACTCATTGCCTCTTCGCGACGATGAAGATACTGATGAAATCGATGGCGACATTAGCGAATTAGAAAATGAATATCAAACCAATCAAGTTTAtgattataacaaatttaaaaaccaagcAGACTTGAAAGTCAAATCTAGAAATCACTATGCTCCTTTCATTTTTCCAGGACCTAAAGTTGGTCGTGATGTTAATTTTCACTCAGTTTTATCTCCATCCGACGAATCAAGAAAATCATTCAATACTTACTATGAAAACGGATACCAACATGATAAAcctgcatttttatttaaaggataTAAACCTGGAGATCAAACACAAAAgaatttgtaa